A genomic region of Trifolium pratense cultivar HEN17-A07 linkage group LG3, ARS_RC_1.1, whole genome shotgun sequence contains the following coding sequences:
- the LOC123915786 gene encoding uncharacterized protein LOC123915786 — translation MEVLSHSPNQSPTMSPTMDHFNFNMLSPYLSAPSSPKRFGEAFYLSAPTSPSRFFSQFEDEDVGFAFSVNRESDSSPRSAEELFHGGKIKPLESATSPLLSPNRVKKSPISKGKKAIIEAFSPKNKKDSSLERRGRDRTPASEFSNSGRRVTRSHSPYRTSKYTWVEEQQRNHQQQQQQHSNNKEDSVEAVPVTNSSKSSRIWRLRDFLLFRSASEGRGTSKDPFIKYPVSYNKKLSEEGKVLSSIPPIPRSRRKENGVSAHELHYARKKAESEDLKKRTFLPYKQGILGRLAGLGSNTR, via the coding sequence atggaagTGTTGTCACATAGTCCTAATCAAAGTCCTACAATGAGTCCTACAATGGATCATTTTAATTTCAACATGCTTTCACCTTATCTAAGTGCACCTTCTTCACCAAAACGTTTTGGTGAAGCTTTTTACTTAAGTGCCCCTACTAGCCCATCAAGATTTTTCTCACaatttgaagatgaagatgttggATTTGCATTTTCTGTTAATAGAGAATCAGATTCATCACCTCGTTCAGCTGAAGAACTTTTCCATGGTGGAAAAATCAAACCTTTAGAATCTGCTACATCACCTCTTTTATCACCAAATAGAGTCAAAAAATCTCCAATTTCAAAAGGGAAAAAAGCTATAATCGAAGCTTTTTCACCAAAGAACAAAAAAGATTCATCTTTGGAAAGAAGAGGAAGAGATAGAACACCAGCTTCTGAATTTTCAAATTCTGGTAGAAGAGTGACACGTTCACATTCTCCATACAGAACATCAAAATACACATGGGTTGAAGAACAACAAcgtaatcatcaacaacaacaacaacaacatagtaacAACAAAGAAGATTCTGTTGAAGCTGTTCCTGTTACAAATTCATCAAAGAGTTCTAGGATATGGAGATTAAGAGATTTTTTGCTATTTCGTAGTGCATCAGAAGGAAGAGGAACAAGTAAAGATCCATTCATAAAATACCCTGTTTCATATAACAAGAAATTATCTGAAGAAGGTAAAGTTTTATCATCAATTCCACCAATTCCAAGGTCTAGAAGAAAGGAAAATGGTGTTTCTGCACATGAATTGCATTATGCTAGAAAGAAAGCTGAATCTGAAGATTTGAAGAAGAGAACTTTCTTGCCTTATAAACAAGGGATTTTGGGTAGGTTGGCTGGTTTAGGATCAAACACAAGATGA